The segment ATACGTTTTTGGCTGCTTCTGGGCTCTGGTAAACACGTTCTCTCCTTTTTCAAAGTGCCAATATTTTGACACTGACAAGCATGCCTTGACCGTACTGCACGAAGCCCTTTTAGTCAACCTGTACAGGTTAGAAGAAGGTCAGCGGGTCAAGCCATTTGGTGAGCTCTGCCTTGTCCTGCACGTACCCCCTAAGGTCAATGGAATCGCTTTTAAGCAAGCCAAAGTGCAGGTGGCGCCTTTCCCCACTCGTCTCGGCGCTATAGGCCGTGCCTAGTACCCCTAGCTGGTCACCTCGCTTCACTGGACCTTCCTTAATAAGTGAAGATGGCCGGAGGTGGCCATAGATGCTGTATACTTTTTCTTTTTGAAAAAGATGTTCAATGACAACCAGTCCGCCGTAGCCATCCACTACGGTGCTGCGGACCACGGTCCCGGCAGCAATAGCCATCACGGGGATGTCGCTGGTGATATCGCCATACTCTACATCTACGGCTGTGTGGTAGCCCCTAAAGCGCTCTGGCTGTACAGGTGAGTTGGAGGGGCTTACAAACGTGCCTACTACCTTTTTGGTGGCGCGCTCCCGGAACTCTGCAATGGGAAAGGTGTAGGTGGGAGTGGGTGTGGGTTGCGGAGTGGCGTCAGCGGTGGGGACGGAGCTGGGCGAGGGAGATATAACGGGGGAGGCAGTAGGGCTAGGAGTAGCCCTGGGGGGCGTGTCATTGCGCACAAAGAAAAGCCCTGTCCCCAGGATGGCAAGCCCAAAAAGTGTAAGGAGAAGTTTGTGCATAGGGTGGTCCTGTATGCCGTATACTGACACTAACATGTTACGCAGTACCGGCAACGCCCGTAGTACTAGGTGAACCCTTTTGTTTAATATGACAGCTACCTCCATAGAAGAAGCGGCGATTGCCCAATGCCAGGCCGGCGACCAGCAGGCCTTTGGCGTGCTGTACGAGGCTCATGTAGAGGCAATGTATGCCTACTTCTTTTACCGGGTGCAAGAAAGGGAGTTGGCCGAGGACTTGGTGTCCCAGCTTTTCATGCGGGCGTTGTCCAGAATCAAGCAGTACAAAGGCGAGAAAGGCAGCTTTAAGGGTTGGCTTTACCGCCTCGCGCGCAACATCCTTATTGACCACTACCGCTCCCACAAAAAAGTTTCTTCTTTGGAAGAAGCAGAGCAGGTGGCGGGGAAGGATGACGTGGCTAAGGCTGCATCTACCCGCCATCAGTTGGCGGCAGTGGAGGCATACCTGCAAAAGCTCCCGGATGCCCAACGCGATATGGTGTATATGCGCCTGTGGGACGAGCTTTCCTATGAAGAAATTGCAGAGCTTACTGGCAAAAGCATTGGCAGCTGCAAAATGATACTTTCACGCACCTTGCGCACCGTCCGCCACGACTTGGCGCACGTGCTGCTTGGTTTCATCCTTATGATAATTACCCTCCAATGAAGCCTTACCAAACATTGCTTGAAGAGCTGTTTGCGGCCGACCCTTCCCTTAGGGAGCATGCGGCTGAAATTGAAGCATTACTTCCCACCTTACTAGCGGCAAAGCCAGTCCCTGTTTTGGACGAAGCTTTCCGGATATCCCTTAAACAGCGCCTTATGGATTCTCCTATTGCACAGCAACCCCTGCCGCATGGCCTCTTTATGCGCAACGCCTTTATTGGCGTGTTGGCCCTTGCGGTGGCAGGCGTCAGTACCATTACCTACCTGGGTACCCGTTCTGAGCGGGAGGGTACACCTGTGGTGACGACATTGGGCAAGGGGGCATTTGGTACGCTGGCCAGCTCCGTGGGCTCTGCTGGTATGAGTGAAACAAAAGCTACGGATATGGCTTCACCGGCCATTGCCAGTTCTGATGGTGGTGCGCCTAGTGCTGGGGTTACCATGTCCGATGAGCGCTCCAGTTCCAGTACCTCACCTGCTTTGACGGGGGTATACCGGTTCTCCATCCCAGAAGGGGGTATTCCTGCGCTACCAAGCGACCAGCTGGATGTCTACAAGCGGGTGACCGATGCGCGTATCGCCGAGCAGCTTGGCATCCAGATGCCTTTGGTGAACCTGAAGAGCTTTGAGAATGCCAAGTTGCAGAACTTTACGCTGAACCAAAAGGATGGGTACACCGTTACGGTTGACCTAGACCGGGGACGGATCTCCATTAGCGACAATGTGTACCGGACCATGGATTCCACCATGCGGAACACTGTGGCACTTACGGATGATGAGCTAAAAACCATTGCTAAGGACTTCTTGTCTGCACATGGCGTGGCAACAGGCAGCTATGGTGAACCTGTTGTGCAAAAGTCCTACGATTACGCTGTTGCTGCGGAAAAGCAAATTGCTCCTGAGATGGCCCAGTCCATGATTGCCTTCCAGGTTCAGACGGGTACAGTCTTGTTCCCACTGCTCCTCAACGGTAAGAAGGTTGTTGGCATGGGAGGTGAGACGGTGGGGATGACCGTAAGCATTGATACCCATACAAAGCGCGTAAGCTCTGTGTATGACATCTTTACCAACCACTACGAGAGTTCTGCTTACGACGTAGAAAAATCCGCCGAGAAAATTAAGGAGATAGCAGAGCTTGGCGGCATGTACAACAAGTATGGCGCCGCAGGGTTCACTGAAGGGGAGACCAAGAGCCTAGGCTTGGACACTCCTGAGCTGGGGTACATGCTTCTCAGTACCTACGTTGAAGGCAAGGACATAGAGTACTTAGTCCCAGCTTATATCTTTGCCATTAAAGATGCTGTAGTAGGCTCTTGGCAGGAGCGTGTGGTGGTGCCCCTCATCCCTGAGCTGATTGCTGAGGCAGGGGTTGGTGCTAGCGCAGGCGGTGGCGGGGAAATTATGCCTCTTGATGCCGTTGCTCCTGCAACTGCTATCCCGCAACAGTAGGGCGCACCTCTTTCCGCCAGACAAACTTCAGGCCCGACCAAACCTGGGAAACTGCGCAGACCTTGACGTCTACCAGGCCCAGGGGAAGACACACTTCTCGGAGTGTGTCTTCTGTTAAGTCCGTCGCAAAGCCACTCGCTTTCTTGGGCCAACTAATCCAAATGGTACCGTGGGGACGTAGTACATCGACCAACGATACAAGCTCTCGACGGAGCTCGTCTTTCCTGGTTACGAACAGGTGAATGAAGTCCACTCGTTCCATAGGCTTTCCAGGTTTGATCGATGCCTCGAGGGGTAATGGTCCGAGGAGATCTGCGTACTCCGCGGGGCTGTGCACCACATGCACAGTAGTGCCTTCCTTAATGCCAAGCTTGGCTACCAAGGGGGTGGCGGAGTATCCTTCAAGTGTATTCATGCGGGTACTGTAGCAGAAAACACCTTGTTTTCTGCGTATTTCTGGTGCACCATGACACCAAATACCGTCCTTAACCCGCACCTCTATGGAGAAGATTGTCAAAACCGAGGAAGAGTGGCGGAAGGAACTGAGCCCCGAACAGTACCGGGTCCTAAGGGAAAAGGGCACAGAGCCTCCTTTTGCCAACGAGTATTGGGATAACCATGAATTGGGCACGTATGTGTGTGGTGCCTGTGGCTTGCCCCTCTTTAGTGCGGAAGCCAAGTTTAACTCTGGGTCAGGTTGGCCCAGCTTCTTTACGCCCCTTGTAGACGAAGCGGTGGAGTTGGTAGGCGATACAACCCACGGCATGGTGCGCGATGAGCTGGTCTGTGCCCGCTGTGGCTCTCACCTGGGGCATGTCTTTGACGATGGCCCAGCCCCAACAGGGAAGCGGTACTGCATGAACTCGCTCTCCCTTCGTTTTTACCCGGAGGAATAATGACAGAAACAATCACCTTGGGTGGCGGTTGCTTTTGGTGCATCGAAGCGGTCCTCCAAGATTTGAGAGGGGTAGAATCGGTAGTTTCCGGGTATTCAGGCGGGAGCGTGGCCAACCCCACCTATGAGCAGGTGTGCGGTGAGCGCACAGGTCACGTTGAGGTGGTGCAAGTGGTTTTTAAACCAGAAGAGATTTCCTTGCATGACTTGCTGACTATCTTCTTTACCTTGCATGACCCCACACAGCTAAACCGTCAGGGGAACGACATTGGCCGACGGTACCGATCGGTAATCTTTTATCATACCCCCGAACAGGAGGCTATGGCGAATGCGGTGATAAAAGAAATGGTGCACAAAGAGGTTTGGCCAGGGAAGATTGTGACTACCCTTGAGCCGTTTGAGGCTTTTTACCCGGCGGGGGAGGACCATCAGCGCTATTATGAGCGGAACATGGACCAGGCGTATTGCCAAGTAATCATCGCGCCAAAGGTGAGGAAGCTCCGCAAGTTCTACTCAGACAAATTGCGGGACCAGTAGGGAAAGCTGCCATGGGGCAGCTTCTTTTTTGTGTAAAGATCTTGACATCAATGGAAAGTATACTTTACATTTACGGCATGCAACTATGTGATATTTGCGGGCTACGCCCCGCTACAACCAAGTTAGTGGTAAGGAGAAATGGCCAGGAGCGTGTGCTGCACCTGTGTGCGGAAGACTATGCCCAAATCCGCCAGCGCCAGAGCTCATCTCCCTTTGAGGCATTGCTCTTTGGCGAGCATGACCCTTTGGATGCGCCTGTAACAAACAGGGAATCGGTTGATATCACCAAATACCTTTCGGAAAGCGCACGGGCAACCCTAGACCGCGCGGCCCTGGTGGCGGGAAAATTCGGCCGCCGCGAGATTGATACTGAGCACCTCCTCTATGCCCTCACCCAGAGCGAGCTTATCGAGCAAGTGCTCACTGGGTTCAAGCTCCGTACGGAAGATATCCGCGGCTACATTGACGCCAACACCCTCAACGAAGGCAAGGAAGCAGAGAGCTTTACCCTTACACCACGCGTAAAACAGGTAATGCTTCGTTCCTTCCAGGTTTCCCAGGAAATGGGTCACAGCTACATTGGTCCCGAGCACATGTTGGTTGCTCTGGTAGAAGAGCAGGACGGTATGGCCGGGGAGCTGTTGCGCAAACTAGGCCTTACCCCGCAGAACCTCCGCGAAAAGACCCTGAAAGTATTGGGTGCCAAAGAGCGCGGGGCGGACTTGGCTACGGTGGATACGCCAACGCTTAACCAGTACTCCCGTGACCTTACCGCCAAGGCCAAACAGGGTAAGTTAGACCCCGTGATTGGCCGGGCCAGTGAGATTGAGAGTACCATCGAGATTCTCTCCCGCCGCACCAAAAACAACCCAGTTCTCATTGGCGAACCCGGTGTGGGAAAGACAGCTATTGTAGAGGGCTTGGCTCAGAAAGTAGTCTCCGGCATGGTGCCGGAAGAATTGCTGAACCGGCGAGTCTTAGAGGTGAATATTAACGCCATTGTGGCGGGTACCCGCTTCCGCGGTGAATTTGAAGAGCGCATTCAGAACATCCTCAAAGAAATTACCGAACACAAGGACAGCCTGATTGTCTTCATTGACGAGTTGCACACCTTGATTGGCGCGGGCCAAGGCGGGGGTGAGGGCGGCCTGGATGCATCTAACATTATTAAGCCGGCCCTGGCGCGTGGCGACCTGCACCTGATTGGTGCCACGACGCTTAACGAGTATCAGAAACATATCGAGAAGGATGCCGCCTTGGAGCGCCGCTTCCAGCCGGTTTTGGTTGGTGAGCCAACGCCGGAGCAGGCCATAGAAATTCTCCGTGGTTTGCGCGATGCCTATGAAGCGCACCACAAGGTGCGCATAACTGATGAATCGCTTACTGCTGCTGTGGAGCTTTCTGACCGGTACATTACCAACCGGTTCCTTCCTGACAAGGCAATCGATTTGGTAGACCAGGCCGCGGCTCGGGTGAAGATTGCTATGAACTCTTTCCCACCTGAAAAACAAGAAATGGATGAGAAGCTGGCCAGCTTGCGCCGTGAGCACGAGGCGGCAATCAGCCATAAAGATGACCAGCGGGTAGAGAAGTTGGCCAAGGAGATAGAGAAGACGGAGGTGCAGTGTAACAAGCTGGTGGACAAGTGGCGCAAAGAGAAGGGGGTTGCCTCGCCAGAGGTGACCGTGCGCCATATTGCAGAGGTGGTAGCCAAGCTTACCGGCGTGCCCGTGTCAGAGCTGACGGAAGAAGAAAAAGAGCGACTGACCCGGCTGGAAGAGCGTTTGAAGCAGCGGGTCATTG is part of the Verrucomicrobiia bacterium genome and harbors:
- a CDS encoding DUF3052 domain-containing protein; its protein translation is MNTLEGYSATPLVAKLGIKEGTTVHVVHSPAEYADLLGPLPLEASIKPGKPMERVDFIHLFVTRKDELRRELVSLVDVLRPHGTIWISWPKKASGFATDLTEDTLREVCLPLGLVDVKVCAVSQVWSGLKFVWRKEVRPTVAG
- a CDS encoding sigma-70 family RNA polymerase sigma factor, encoding MTATSIEEAAIAQCQAGDQQAFGVLYEAHVEAMYAYFFYRVQERELAEDLVSQLFMRALSRIKQYKGEKGSFKGWLYRLARNILIDHYRSHKKVSSLEEAEQVAGKDDVAKAASTRHQLAAVEAYLQKLPDAQRDMVYMRLWDELSYEEIAELTGKSIGSCKMILSRTLRTVRHDLAHVLLGFILMIITLQ
- a CDS encoding ATP-dependent Clp protease ATP-binding subunit, coding for MESILYIYGMQLCDICGLRPATTKLVVRRNGQERVLHLCAEDYAQIRQRQSSSPFEALLFGEHDPLDAPVTNRESVDITKYLSESARATLDRAALVAGKFGRREIDTEHLLYALTQSELIEQVLTGFKLRTEDIRGYIDANTLNEGKEAESFTLTPRVKQVMLRSFQVSQEMGHSYIGPEHMLVALVEEQDGMAGELLRKLGLTPQNLREKTLKVLGAKERGADLATVDTPTLNQYSRDLTAKAKQGKLDPVIGRASEIESTIEILSRRTKNNPVLIGEPGVGKTAIVEGLAQKVVSGMVPEELLNRRVLEVNINAIVAGTRFRGEFEERIQNILKEITEHKDSLIVFIDELHTLIGAGQGGGEGGLDASNIIKPALARGDLHLIGATTLNEYQKHIEKDAALERRFQPVLVGEPTPEQAIEILRGLRDAYEAHHKVRITDESLTAAVELSDRYITNRFLPDKAIDLVDQAAARVKIAMNSFPPEKQEMDEKLASLRREHEAAISHKDDQRVEKLAKEIEKTEVQCNKLVDKWRKEKGVASPEVTVRHIAEVVAKLTGVPVSELTEEEKERLTRLEERLKQRVIGQEEAITAVANAVRVSRAGLTEGKRPIATLMFLGPTGVGKTELAKALAEMVFGSEDAMIRIDMSEYMERHSVSRMIGSPPGYVGYDEGGQLTEPVRRRPYAVILLDEIEKAHPDVYNILLQLFDDGRLTDGKGRVVDFSNTIIIATSNLGSDLRTEFDGIGFKTAAGSEKPTDEAKDRLMNVLRGHFRPEFINRLDEVVVFHQLSEEQIASIVRLQLERVIRVAHGQGITLSLDESVVRHLAEVGYAPEFGARELRRKIKRELENELARQMLEGIVKEGAAVKVSYTKGAVSFKVAKPVAA
- a CDS encoding M23 family metallopeptidase, with amino-acid sequence MHKLLLTLFGLAILGTGLFFVRNDTPPRATPSPTASPVISPSPSSVPTADATPQPTPTPTYTFPIAEFRERATKKVVGTFVSPSNSPVQPERFRGYHTAVDVEYGDITSDIPVMAIAAGTVVRSTVVDGYGGLVVIEHLFQKEKVYSIYGHLRPSSLIKEGPVKRGDQLGVLGTAYSAETSGERRHLHFGLLKSDSIDLRGYVQDKAELTKWLDPLTFF
- the msrB gene encoding peptide-methionine (R)-S-oxide reductase MsrB, giving the protein MEKIVKTEEEWRKELSPEQYRVLREKGTEPPFANEYWDNHELGTYVCGACGLPLFSAEAKFNSGSGWPSFFTPLVDEAVELVGDTTHGMVRDELVCARCGSHLGHVFDDGPAPTGKRYCMNSLSLRFYPEE
- the msrA gene encoding peptide-methionine (S)-S-oxide reductase MsrA — protein: MTETITLGGGCFWCIEAVLQDLRGVESVVSGYSGGSVANPTYEQVCGERTGHVEVVQVVFKPEEISLHDLLTIFFTLHDPTQLNRQGNDIGRRYRSVIFYHTPEQEAMANAVIKEMVHKEVWPGKIVTTLEPFEAFYPAGEDHQRYYERNMDQAYCQVIIAPKVRKLRKFYSDKLRDQ